The Rhizobium rhizogenes sequence CGCTGACGCTGATCGGCGTGCCGCTTTTCATCCTCACGCTGCGCCTGCAGTCGCTGCGCAGAACCAACAGTCACTGAAGACATCGAATAAAGGGAATGCCATGCGAATTGCCATCCTCATCGCCGCCCTTCTGGCGGCCGGAACCAGCCTTGCCGCCGAACGCAGCGTGACCGACGCCGCCGGCCGCACCGTTTCCGTTCCGGAGAAGCCGCAGCGCATCGTCGTCATGCATGAGCCGCTCCTGGGCGTGCCGCTAATGGATCTCGGCGCCAATGTGGTCGGCGCCTATGGCCGCAATAGCGACGGCAAATTCGCCACCGCCGTCGATTTTATCGATACGGTTCTCGGCGAAGGCCATGTGAAACCCAGTGGTTTCGGCGCAGTCGGCCAGATCGACCTTGAAAAGCTGCGGGCGCTGCAGCCGGATCTGATCGTGGCGACGGAAATGGATGGCGGCAAGGCTGAACAGCTTTCCACCGTGGCCCCCGTCTATCTGCAAAAAGTCAGCACCGGCCATGCCTATGGTTTCAACGTGGAAGAAAATCTTGCCGGCCTTGTGGGACGAAGCGACATTTTCGCCGAGCGCCGGAAAGCCTATGACACCAAACTCGCCGCCGTCAAAAAGGCGCTGAGCGAGGATGTCAAAGGCAAGACCTATCTGGCAATTCTGCTGACCGACCAGATCAATGCGGTCGGCGACATGTCCGGCGCGGTGCAGGCACTGGAAGATCTCGGTTACATCAGGTTGAAGATCGATAACGCCGCTCCGTCTGGCGGGCTTGGCTCAACCCTTACCATGCCGCTGGGCGCCGAGGCTTTCGGCAAGCTCAACCCCGATCTGCTGGTGGTGATGAACAGCTATAACAGTCCGGCCCGCGGCGAGGATGGAACGCGCGCGGCACTGGAAAAGATCATTCCCGGCTGGGAGCGCTTCGTGAAACCCGCCCGCGAAGGCAGGATCGTGTTCCTCGATTCCACCAGGGTCACGACGCCCTCCATCCCGAGTGCCCTGCATGCGCTGGACGCTGTCGAAAGCTGGGCGGGCCGCCGCTAAGTTTCTCCACAACGGAAAATCCCGGCGCGTTTCTGCGCCGGGCATAAACTTGAGTTTTTAAAGAAAGTTATATTGCGACAGCTGAAACCGGCTGTTATGGTTCGCACATCTT is a genomic window containing:
- a CDS encoding ABC transporter substrate-binding protein, producing MRIAILIAALLAAGTSLAAERSVTDAAGRTVSVPEKPQRIVVMHEPLLGVPLMDLGANVVGAYGRNSDGKFATAVDFIDTVLGEGHVKPSGFGAVGQIDLEKLRALQPDLIVATEMDGGKAEQLSTVAPVYLQKVSTGHAYGFNVEENLAGLVGRSDIFAERRKAYDTKLAAVKKALSEDVKGKTYLAILLTDQINAVGDMSGAVQALEDLGYIRLKIDNAAPSGGLGSTLTMPLGAEAFGKLNPDLLVVMNSYNSPARGEDGTRAALEKIIPGWERFVKPAREGRIVFLDSTRVTTPSIPSALHALDAVESWAGRR